The stretch of DNA CACCAGAAGGGATGGGTCCAGAAGGGATGGGTCCAGAAGGGATGGGTCCAGAAGGGATGGGTCCAGAAGGGATGGGTCCGGCCAGTGGTTGACCACCAGAAGGGATGGGTCCAGAAGGGATGGGTCCAGAAGGGATGGGTCCAGAAGGGATGGGTCCGGCCAGTGGTTGAGCACCAGAAGGGATGGGTCCAGAAGGGATGGGTCCAGAAGGGATGGGTCCAGAAGGGATGGGTCCGGCCAGTGGTTGACCACCAGAAGGGATGGGTCCAGAAGGGATGGGTCCAGAAGGGATGGGTCGAGAAGGGATGGGTCCGGCCAGTGGTTGAGCACCAGAAGGGATGGGTCCAGAAGGGATGGATCCAGAAGGGATGGGTCCAGAAGGGATGGGTCCGGCCAGTGGTTGACCACCAGAAGGGATGGGTCCAGAAGGGATGGGTCCAGAAGGGATGGGTCCAGAAGGGATGGGTCCGGCCAGTGGTTGACCACCAGAAGGGATGGGTCCAGAAGGGATGGGTCCAGAAGGGATGGGTCCGGCCAGTGGTTGAGCACCAGAAGGGATGGGTCCAGAAGGGATGGGTCCAGAAGGGATGGGTCCAGAAGGGATGGGTCCAGAAGGGATGGGTCCGGCCAGTGGTTGAGCACCAGAAGGGATGGGTCCAGAAGGGATGGGTCCAGAAGGGATGGGTCCAGAAGGGATGGGTCCGGCCAGTGGTTGACCACCAGAAGGGATGGGTCCAGAAGGGATGGGTCCAGAAGGGATGGGTCCAGAAGGGATGGGTCCGGCCAGTGGTTGAGCACCAGAAGGGATGGGTCCAGAAGGGATGGGTCCAGAAGGGATGGGTCCAGAAGGGATGGGTCCGGCCAGTGGTTGACCACCAGAAGGGATGGGTCCAGAAGGGATGGGTCCGGCCAGTGGTTGACCACCAGAAGGGATGGGTCCACAAGGGATGGGTCCAGAACGGATGGGTCCAGAAGGGATGGGTCCGGCCAGTGGTTGAGCACCAGAAGGGATGGGTCCAGAAGGGATGGGTCCAGAAGGGATGGGTCCAGAAGGGATGGGTCCGGCCAGTGGTTGACCACCAGAAGGGATGGGTCCAGAAGGGATGGGTCCAGAAGGGATGGGTCCGGCCAGTGGTTGAGCACCAGAAGGGATGGGTCCAGAAGGGATGGATCCAGAAGGGATGGGTCCAGAAGGGATGGGTCCGGCCAGTGGTTGACCACCAGAAGGGATGGGTCCAGAAGGGATGGGTCCAGAAGGGATGGGTCCAGAAGGGATGGGTCCGGCCAGTGGTTGACCACCAGAAGGGATGGGTCCAGAAGGGATGGGTCCAGAAGGGATGGGTCCGGCCAGTGGTTGAGCACCAGAAGGGATGGGTCCAGAAGGGATGGGTCCAGAAGGGATGGGTCCAGAAGGGATGGGTCCAGAAGGGATGGGTCCGGCCAGTGGTTGAGCACCAGAAGGGATGGGTCCAGAAGGGATGGGTCCAGAAGGGATGGGTCCAGAAGGGATGGGTCCGGCCAGTGGTTGAGCACCAGAAGGGATGGGTCCAGAAGGGATGGGTCCAGAAGGGATGGGTCCAGAAGGGATGGGTCCGGCCAGTGGTTGAGCACCAGAAGGGATGGGTCCAGAAGGGATGGGTCCAGAAGGGATGGGTCCAGAAGGGATGGGTCCGGCCAGTGGTTGAGCACCAGAAGGGATGGGTCCAGAAGGGATGGGTCCAGAAGGGATGGGTCCAGAAGGGATGGGTCCGGCCAGTGGTTGAGCACCAGAAGGGATGGGTCCAGAAGGGATGGGTCCAGAAGGGATGGGTCCAGAAGGGATGGGTCCGGCCAGTGGTTGAGCACCAGAAGGGATGGGTCCAGAAGGGATGGGTCCAGAAGGGATGGGTCCAGAAGGGATGGGTCCGGCCAGTGGTTGAGCACCAGAAGGGATGGGTCCAGAAGGGATGGGTCCAGAAGGGATGGGTCCAGAAGGGATGGGTCCGGCCAGTAGTTGAGCACCAGAAAGAATGGTCTTCATAGAAGCTACAATCATCTTCCTTTCTTCCCCTTAAAAGCCCCTCGGCTAACTTTGATGGCACAATTGTATGGGTCTGGAAAGGGGATTTGAAACGGTACACTAttattttaaaaataataaaatattattttaaaatattttattttattatttttatttttaaggcCTTGGGCTCAATTCCCCTCGGTACCAATGAGGTTAAGCCATGGCTAATAATATGCCACATAAAATATTTTTCACATAATCAGAAGTTTCAAGGCTGAACATAAGGATACTCCATTTTGGGGTttgaaaacatatatatttttttgctgacTGTCAGGCATATTATTGAATACGTTTACAGTTAACCAGGTGCAAGCTTGGATTGGACAAAGACTAAAGTCAAAATGTTGTTTTTAAGATGGTGCAGCATGAATAAAAGCTGTATATTTCTAGTACAGACATTTCTTAATCTATAATACATTTTTGCCCAGGACCTGTTTTCTTGAGTTTGGGCTGGATGTGCATATCATCAACGTATGCTTCACGGACTGGAAATATGACATACATTTTTAGAAGTCACATAGACAAACAGTTACGGAGGAAATAGTCAAATGTATATTCCTGTGGTACATTTTTATGTGAGGCACACACTTATGTGCTCAggatcttctcttctcctctgttctccagtGGAAAGAGATCAATAGGTTCCTGGATCCATGCTTCAATCCATGCCTCCCTCCTGTATCCCCCTTACCCCCCTGAGGCTGCTGTAAAATTCCCCATCTCCCGCTCGACGGTACCTTCCCTATTATGGAAGTTGTTTAATGAGAATATGTTTGCCACGAGGGGACGGTCAAGGGAAATAGCTGAGCGGATGGTTTTAAGCCCCAGCTGACGTTGACGAGTCTCTAATGCATTCCAAGGGGATTGTTGACATGGCTGTTTtctgtacacgcacacacacacatacacacacacaccacccttacCTTGAGAGTATTGCTTCCTTCTGCAGGGAGTGAGGCCAAGACAGAAAAGTCAGAGAGTGAAAGTGTTTTGAAGGCTTTCCATATGGAAATCATTGTCTGGTTTGATATGTAGCGCATGTTGAAGCATTGTTGAATAGCCTATGTCAACAACAACATACGGTTTGGTTTGACTCAGTGGTGGGTGCAATTTTCAGCACATCTGCCCCTGTGTTTTGTGCTTTGTGTGGataaatactgtatgtgtgtgtgcgtgtatcctctaatgtatgcatgcatgtagaTCTAATGTTGTATCTGAGGGAGTACATTAAACACAATTATTATGTTCTCCGTCCTTGTCCTTCATGTCATCTTTGTATCGGAAGTCAGCAATCTAATAAGGCAAAAGGAAAAAATATAATTGCAAAAAAGGAGTCCAAAGTAAACAAGAATAGCCCCCCCCCTCATTCTCTTCTTCATGAAAACAAGTCTGAATGTGGCTCCTCGGGCCTTGGGGCCTGTCATGGGGAGGCAGCAAACCTGACAGTGCACTGGGTTTCCTGTTTCCCTCAGTCAAACAGCTGCAACACAaagtgtccccctctctctctctctctctctcgctctctctctctccatttctaccGCTCGTGCTCGAAATGAATGAATCATGTGTTCATTAAGCATGCCACTTGGAAATAGGTTCGCTCACTGTCAAATGATTGGAGTAGAGTGTCGTAATGAGGGAAAGGAAAGACCGAGCACAAGCAAGCAAAGAAACATAACCATCAACGCAAACATCGTAAAATGGACAATAATGACTCGAAATGTTAATGTGGCAACCCTGTCTTTTGTCATTCACCACTAGGCAGAAACCTTTGCATTATGGGGGCTTATATAGTCCGTGTTATCAGAACACCATAAATAAACGAAATGACTAATTTCAGACGCACAGCAGAGGAGAGCATTATACATTAGACCCAGTAACTGGCGTCTGCTAGAGACCATTCATTCCGGATACATGAATGCAACATCAACCACTATGGATCAACCAATGAGGCCGAACGCAGATAAGATGAAAGAAAGATGGGGGGCAAAGTCAGTGTGTGCAGTGTTGGAACACAGACGGGTTGGTTGACAATGTCAGGAAAATCATGCACAGCATCGATGTGGCCGGAAGGCGTGCTTTTCTATGATTCTGAACAGTCAGATAGCTAAAACAATGACTAGAATCTGGCATGTGGGGAGTTGTAGGTGGCTTGTTTAAGCTTGTTATTGTAACCATGTCTTGTTTTCAGGTGTTTCGACTGAAGTCATGTCTATTCTAATATGGCAAacattcgctagctagctaaccaacaactgtaacaatgtatttgagagacaacaagtgctcattgtgcaaatgtatttatgttttcaataaacatttggagacAAAATATAGTGTACATGTTGTCAGTCTAAGCgaaccctgtctgttttgccccatagttgcacaCACttcagttttgttgctaaactACCAACCCGTCTACATGGGGGTTGGGAGGAAGGAAATCCCTTTCCTATATTGTAGAGGGAGGCACACCATTTGCCAACTCCTGGAGGAAAGGGACTTGATGCAGAAGCTGGGGGAGCACAAAGAACATGAGCTATTAGCCCAACATGGGGTATATGCCAATAAAACAGCATGCACAAGTGATCTTTAAGTTACTGCTGACATATTTAAACAATAAGTTGACCGTGAGCCTCAACATCCATTTGACCCTAGGGAACCCAGTGGGGAGTTCCGACCCTAACGACTACCATAGAGCTTATATCTTGCTGACTACCATTGAGCCTGTATCCTTTCGACTAATAAAGAGACTATATCCTGCTCATTACCATATATCTTATATCCTGCTGACTAGTATATAacctatatcctgctgactaccatataGCCTATATCCTTTCTGGCTACCATAGAGCCTGCTGCAGCTCTAATTCACTTTGTTCCATGGCCCATATAGGAAACATAGATTTTCTGACATCACAGACATCATACGGACTGGCATTGACTAACTCCTGCGACAGTGAGTGATCCGGCTAATACTAGTCCTATACCATTACTCCGCTGCTTGAGCTCGACTTCTTTAATGGATTTTCAAATAAAGGGGCCTCGGATTTAATTGGTTTCAAAGGCATAGTGAGACGTCCCATGCAGCCTGTGTGTCAGCTCAGATCAGTGAGTGGGGGGCTAACAGGATGACAGCAGGAGGGAGCCGACTCCAGCTCCAACTTCATGCGTATAAGGGCCCCTGATTGCTTGGACACCCATGATGTTCCCCCGACCAGGGAAACGGTGACTGCAGGCTATTTCATTCATGTAGGAAGATGGAGTAGGATAAGGAAATAAGGAGGGGTTCTGATTGCTTCCTCTGGGAAATGCTGTAGCTGAGGCATATTTACTGTATCATTCCTTTCCAGCTTGATGGGTTCATTCATATGAAAGATCTATGTCAGATGATGGAAAGATAATGAGAACCAGTGGGAGGCCAACTCCACTGGAAAAGAAAAGCTCATCCCCAGTTAGAAACCCCTGTAGGATCGACCCTAATTTATGTGCTCTCTGACACCTGGAGTTGCATGGCAAATGGTCCAGGAACAAAGGAAAATGCCCAAGGACTAGTCAGCCCTTCCCCCTCTGAGGGGCCAAAGTGTATGTCTTTCTTAAGGCATCCGCATGCCTACAGTTTGGTAAAGTGTGTGCATATATTAAGATACATTTTGTCTCGTTTTGGACCTCGGTGAGTTTTGTTTCCGGTTGCTCGGGCGCACAGCATGTTTTCTGGAGGCAAGTCAAAGTTTggagccgaagtctacgccctttcgtctgtgattggtcaacagtagggattcttcaataaagtcttcgTTGTCATTCAATGATagacgactcgttttcatgcacattttttcattgAAAAATACTGCACCAAAATTGCCCAACTAAGATCTCTTCGTAAAAATTTATGACAGATTTCTTTAGTTATCTTAGATGAATTCCGACTTTGAGAAGATTTTGAGAAGTGTATACTGGTTACGGCGTCTCAGTACTGTTGCTGCTCATTTTTCAAGCAGAGGTCTTTTAAGGTAGTATGCAAGCACAATCGTTCGGTTTGGCAAGCCGAGTTTGGCTAGGagccagccgaactgaagcatgctgatgcctttacagtatccagaggactgactattgAATGTGATAGATACCAGAcatgaatattattatttttctccccaatttcgcaaatgcgatcttgtctcatcgctgcaactccccaactggctcgggagaggcgaaggtcgagtcatgcatcctcagaaacatgacctgccaagcCGCGCTTCTAAACActtgcttgcttaacccggaagccagctgcaccaatgtgtcggaggaaacaccgttccactgaggtcagcttgcaggcgtccggcccaccacaaggagtcgctagagcgcgatgagccaagtaaatgAGCCACCCCCCAGGCCAAACCCTCCGCTAACCCACACAATGCTGGACCAATTTTGCACCACCCTATggatctcc from Salvelinus fontinalis isolate EN_2023a chromosome 29, ASM2944872v1, whole genome shotgun sequence encodes:
- the LOC129827295 gene encoding basic proline-rich protein-like, which translates into the protein MIVASMKTILSGAQLLAGPIPSGPIPSGPIPSGPIPSGAQPLAGPIPSGPIPSGPIPSGPIPSGAQPLAGPIPSGPIPSGPIPSGPIPSGAQPLAGPIPSGPIPSGPIPSGPIPSGAQPLAGPIPSGPIPSGPIPSGPIPSGAQPLAGPIPSGPIPSGPIPSGPIPSGAQPLAGPIPSGPIPSGPIPSGPIPSGAQPLAGPIPSGPIPSGPIPSGPIPSGPIPSGAQPLAGPIPSGPIPSGPIPSGGQPLAGPIPSGPIPSGPIPSGPIPSGGQPLAGPIPSGPIPSGSIPSGPIPSGAQPLAGPIPSGPIPSGPIPSGGQPLAGPIPSGPIPSGPIPSGPIPSGAQPLAGPIPSGPIRSGPIPCGPIPSGGQPLAGPIPSGPIPSGGQPLAGPIPSGPIPSGPIPSGPIPSGAQPLAGPIPSGPIPSGPIPSGPIPSGGQPLAGPIPSGPIPSGPIPSGPIPSGAQPLAGPIPSGPIPSGPIPSGPIPSGPIPSGAQPLAGPIPSGPIPSGPIPSGGQPLAGPIPSGPIPSGPIPSGPIPSGGQPLAGPIPSGPIPSGSIPSGPIPSGAQPLAGPIPSRPIPSGPIPSGPIPSGGQPLAGPIPSGPIPSGPIPSGPIPSGAQPLAGPIPSGPIPSGPIPSGPIPSGGQPLAGPIPSGPIPSGPIPSGPIPSGPIPSGGQPLAGPIPSGPIPSGGQPLAGPIPSGPIPSGPIPSGPIPSGPIPSGGQPLAGPIPSGAIPSGPIPSGPIPSGGQPLAGPIPSGPIPSGPIPSGPIPSGAQPLAGPIPSGPIPSGPIPSGPIPSGGQPLAGPIPSGPIPSGPIPSGPIPSGGQPLAGPSGF